In Kryptolebias marmoratus isolate JLee-2015 linkage group LG11, ASM164957v2, whole genome shotgun sequence, the following proteins share a genomic window:
- the si:dkey-12e7.1 gene encoding uncharacterized protein si:dkey-12e7.1: protein MPPQKRYLVPVSSRWKAAEDYFPFNSLPVECQLHVLSFLNEVDKCSCALVCLSWSCLVRSWKLWRIADYSRRGVFHLGQEGLLVSNREFERWKSWVHHYTHHLISRRASLLTLKASFDLGDRCNKWSELLSRLLDNVHCRDLSHLDLNWTFTLFEPLDLRVHSSSSSHQDSITKMDQVASFQELLSKLTHSCPRISKMRLHFDWSDLSVSLLTQFQQLRILELKYFWVFKLVTPSTLQTLTKSLPNLKSLTLHILVPLRNLGISYTLESQSLEFLDVSPSRGLVFSCLKLPALRELRAKKIVRGITLDRRTRLRIQSRWPCLYHVLRDGTPKLQALNNERLLPRWRENCYRELTAILGQSCYCVQHLDSWLW from the exons ATGCCACCACAGAAAAGGTATCTTGTCCCGGTGAGCAGCCGGTGGAAAGCAGCCGAAGACTACTTCCCCTTCAACTCCCTGCCGGTGGAGTGCCAGCTGCACGTCTTGTCCTTCTTGAATGAGGTGGATAAATGCAGCTGCGCTTTGGTTTGCCTGAGCTGGAGCTGCCTCGTCCGATCGTGGAAGCTGTGGCGAATCGCAGACTATTCCCGCCGTGGCGTCTTCCATCTGGGTCAGGAGGGGCTGCTGGTTTCTAACCGTGAGTTTGAGAGGTGGAAGTCCTGGGTCCACCACTACACCCATCATCTGATCTCCCGCCGGGCAAGCCTGCTCACGCTGAAGGCCAGCTTCGACCTCGGGGATCGCTGCAACAAGTGGAGCGAGTTGTTGAGCCGCCTGCTGGATAATGTCCACTGCAGAGACCTCAGTCATCTGGATCTCAACTGGACCTTTACTCTCTTTGAGCCGCTGGACCTCAGGGTCCACTCCAGCTCCAGTTCTCACCAGGACAGCATCACCAAAATGGATCAG GTGGCCAGtttccaggagctgctgagcaAACTCACCCACAGCTGCCCACGGATCTCCAAGATGCGTTTACATTTTGACTGGTCGGATTTGTCGGTGTCGCTGCTCACCCAGTTCCAGCAGCTGCGAATCCTCGAGCTAAAATATTTCTGGGTCTTCAAGTTAGTGACTCCCTCAACGCTGCAGACGCTAACCAAATCCCTCCCTAACCTAAAGTCTCTGACTTTGCACATCCTGGTGCCTCTGAGGAACCTCGGCATCTCCTACACGCTGGAGTCTCAGAGTCTGGAGTTCCTGGACGTCTCGCCCAGTCGAGGCTTGGTCTTCTCCTGCCTGAAGCTGCCAGCTCTGCGGGAGCTTCGGGCTAAGAAGATAGTTCGCGGCATAACGCTGGACCGGAGGACCAGGCTGCGCATCCAGAGCCGGTGGCCCTGCCTGTACCACGTCCTCCGGGACGGGACACCAAAGCTTCAGGCCCTAAACAACGAGAGGCTCCTTCCAAGGTGGAGGGAGAACTGCTACAGAGAGCTGACTGCCATCCTGGGACAGTCCTGTTACTGTGTTCAGCATCTAGACAGCTGGCTTTGGTAG